A window from Salinigranum halophilum encodes these proteins:
- a CDS encoding ATP-binding protein, translating into MSDLGDFTDFGDAAGRSETAAEPEPDTGDERGDGAQADGAAEADGETTNGREADARTPFEPYDVSPAGTDRGLGVVSVSRGLRVAEDGDDTAMEAFVTVGNRDSVRLGKYLLVPYPDRELLFCRITALEYAQEFHEDDATEIAARRAMRRDDFEERDYKFVSELDPVAVLFYDETDEEWKRRMTDRVPKPGAVVQEATDAAQIKAGLKIPRDGVFLGHLSVGGEKVRTAASPPTIDYRLKNDYADGDPLVFRHLLVAGGTGSGKTHASKNVLRQFLDTRYRMDDGRNVAPAVVQFDPQDEYAQMHDDNPALDGDIARQFDREGVAYGGYDDTVAFVPEVGGSTYPGEGHRAEQARFTIPFSMTRARPWLVAGAALNDNQYNALEELIYRFFRQAGDDGTYEQFKTYLDDPGLKEDLHETGRVHEATFDAVKRRVRSATFSNVFDQAARPITEQVHEFVRPGGLTVVPTYHINDSRAAVTVVLAVASLLVDEKLSNDPTYDRIKRTPVVLGMDEAHNFLADADSVQARKVVHKFTEAAKQGRKERLGLFLITQDPQDIADPVFKQVNTKLVLNLGDEDAIKSVNIPSTLEDKVPYMEKGQMVIYSPDNSEPVELTGLSTCVTRHGD; encoded by the coding sequence ATGTCCGACCTCGGTGATTTTACTGACTTCGGTGACGCTGCTGGACGGTCCGAGACGGCGGCTGAGCCCGAACCCGACACCGGGGACGAACGCGGCGACGGAGCGCAGGCAGACGGCGCGGCGGAAGCGGACGGCGAGACGACGAACGGGCGGGAGGCGGACGCGAGGACGCCGTTCGAGCCCTACGACGTCTCCCCCGCCGGAACGGACCGCGGCCTCGGCGTCGTCTCCGTCTCCCGCGGCCTCCGGGTGGCAGAAGACGGCGACGACACCGCGATGGAGGCGTTCGTCACCGTCGGCAACCGCGACTCCGTCCGACTGGGGAAGTACCTCCTCGTCCCGTATCCCGACCGTGAACTGCTCTTTTGTCGAATCACGGCCCTCGAGTACGCCCAGGAGTTCCACGAGGACGACGCGACGGAGATCGCCGCCCGACGGGCGATGCGTCGCGACGACTTCGAAGAGCGTGACTACAAGTTCGTCTCCGAACTCGACCCCGTCGCCGTCTTGTTCTACGACGAGACGGACGAGGAGTGGAAGCGCCGGATGACCGACCGGGTGCCGAAGCCCGGCGCGGTCGTGCAGGAGGCGACGGACGCCGCTCAGATCAAGGCGGGGCTGAAGATTCCCCGTGACGGCGTCTTCCTTGGACACCTCTCGGTCGGTGGCGAGAAGGTCCGCACCGCGGCGTCGCCGCCGACGATAGACTACCGACTGAAGAACGACTACGCCGACGGCGACCCGCTCGTGTTCAGGCACCTGCTGGTGGCCGGTGGGACGGGGTCGGGAAAGACCCACGCCTCGAAGAACGTGCTCCGGCAGTTCCTCGACACCCGGTATCGGATGGACGACGGCCGCAACGTCGCCCCCGCCGTCGTCCAGTTCGACCCACAGGACGAGTACGCCCAGATGCACGACGACAACCCGGCGCTCGACGGCGACATCGCCCGGCAGTTCGACCGCGAGGGCGTCGCCTACGGCGGCTACGACGACACCGTCGCGTTCGTCCCCGAGGTCGGCGGCTCGACCTATCCCGGGGAGGGACATCGCGCCGAGCAGGCGCGGTTCACGATTCCGTTCTCGATGACCCGCGCTCGCCCCTGGCTCGTCGCTGGTGCGGCCCTCAACGACAACCAGTACAACGCCCTCGAGGAACTCATCTACCGGTTCTTCCGGCAAGCGGGCGACGACGGAACGTACGAGCAGTTCAAGACGTACCTCGACGACCCGGGGCTCAAAGAGGACCTCCACGAGACCGGCCGCGTCCACGAGGCGACGTTCGACGCGGTGAAGCGTCGGGTCCGCTCGGCGACGTTCAGCAACGTGTTCGACCAGGCCGCCCGCCCCATCACCGAACAGGTCCACGAGTTCGTCCGTCCGGGCGGGCTCACCGTCGTCCCGACGTATCACATCAACGACTCGCGGGCTGCCGTCACGGTGGTCCTCGCCGTCGCGAGCCTCCTCGTCGACGAGAAGCTCTCGAACGACCCCACGTACGACCGCATCAAGCGGACGCCGGTCGTGCTGGGGATGGACGAGGCGCACAACTTCCTCGCGGACGCCGACTCCGTGCAGGCGCGGAAGGTCGTTCACAAGTTCACCGAGGCGGCGAAACAGGGCCGGAAGGAGCGACTCGGCCTGTTCCTCATCACGCAGGACCCACAGGACATCGCCGACCCCGTGTTCAAGCAGGTGAACACGAAGCTCGTGCTCAACCTCGGCGACGAGGACGCCATCAAGTCGGTGAACATCCCCTCGACGCTGGAGGACAAGGTGCCCTACATGGAGAAGGGACAGATGGTCATCTACTCGCCCGACAACTCCGAGCCCGTCGAACTGACGGGGCTGTCGACCTGCGTGACGCGCCACGGCGACTAG
- a CDS encoding DUF7113 family protein encodes MLLIRGLGGGTGLTGTLYERGETPPSFRGAPDEDAPYVWVCDEFYEVESGGSVTTIDGRQIHVAFESPMPRGFETKEQALDAAEEHLRTQFARVGVPSDEVTIEVERTEP; translated from the coding sequence ATGTTACTGATTCGGGGGCTCGGCGGCGGAACCGGCCTCACGGGGACGCTGTACGAGCGTGGGGAGACGCCGCCGAGTTTCCGGGGAGCGCCGGACGAAGACGCCCCGTACGTCTGGGTCTGCGACGAGTTCTACGAGGTCGAAAGCGGTGGCTCCGTGACGACCATCGACGGCCGGCAGATTCACGTCGCGTTCGAATCGCCCATGCCTCGCGGGTTCGAGACGAAAGAGCAGGCGCTCGACGCGGCCGAAGAACACCTCAGAACCCAGTTCGCACGCGTCGGCGTCCCGTCCGACGAGGTCACCATCGAAGTCGAGCGCACGGAGCCGTGA
- a CDS encoding 30S ribosomal protein S8e, which produces MKHQGRSMTKRTGGRIKPARNKKRYEQGREASETTVGEPRFQTIDSRGNATKTRALSTNVAQISDGAETVHGEIIGVEDNPANVNYKRRNIITKGAIITVEVDGEEKEARVTSRPGQDGQVNAVFE; this is translated from the coding sequence ATGAAGCACCAGGGACGCTCGATGACGAAGCGGACGGGTGGTCGAATCAAGCCCGCTCGGAACAAGAAACGCTACGAGCAGGGTCGCGAAGCCAGCGAGACTACTGTCGGCGAGCCGCGGTTCCAGACCATCGACTCGCGCGGGAACGCGACCAAGACGCGCGCGCTCTCGACGAACGTCGCACAGATCTCCGACGGCGCGGAGACGGTCCACGGCGAAATCATCGGCGTCGAGGACAACCCCGCGAACGTCAACTACAAGCGACGGAACATCATCACGAAGGGCGCCATCATCACCGTCGAGGTCGACGGCGAGGAGAAGGAAGCGCGCGTCACCTCGCGTCCCGGGCAGGACGGTCAGGTCAACGCCGTCTTCGAGTAA
- a CDS encoding KaiC domain-containing protein, with the protein MSSDDDWFERAFADDETEDHSDEERRDEAGERAEPTEAVAESKEGADPEPSAPFAETETETETETEAEVDAGADSPFAEDFSDAFDSAPDPDAGLGGSSRNESAESGGPFGGVDGLAFGDADAGGFSTNEFDEAELDSQLDRVSIGIEGLDEMILGGIPTRSLITAIGSAGTGKTTIGMQFLNTALANDERAVYISLEESRQRVLDTAEEKGWEFRRYEREGSLAVVDLDPVEMANSLASIRNDLTRLISDFGAGRLVLDSVSLLEMMYDHPARRRSEVFQFTRALKEAGVTTLVTSEASDTDPFASRHGIIEYLADAVLILQYVRSNNFQETRLAIEIQKIRDANHSRQPKPYEITSDGISVHQQANLF; encoded by the coding sequence GTGAGTAGCGACGACGACTGGTTCGAGCGCGCGTTCGCGGACGACGAGACCGAGGACCACTCCGACGAGGAGCGTCGCGACGAAGCCGGCGAACGAGCCGAACCGACCGAGGCTGTCGCCGAATCCAAGGAGGGGGCCGACCCGGAGCCGTCCGCTCCGTTCGCCGAGACCGAGACCGAGACCGAGACCGAGACTGAAGCCGAAGTCGACGCTGGAGCCGACTCCCCGTTCGCGGAGGACTTCTCGGACGCGTTCGATAGCGCCCCAGACCCCGACGCGGGGCTCGGCGGGTCGTCACGGAACGAGTCCGCCGAGAGCGGCGGCCCGTTCGGTGGCGTGGACGGACTCGCGTTCGGGGATGCGGACGCAGGCGGGTTCTCGACGAACGAGTTCGACGAAGCGGAACTCGACTCTCAACTCGACAGGGTCTCTATCGGTATCGAAGGGCTGGACGAGATGATTCTCGGGGGTATCCCGACCCGGTCACTCATCACCGCCATCGGGAGTGCCGGGACGGGAAAGACCACCATCGGGATGCAGTTTCTCAACACGGCCCTGGCGAACGACGAGCGAGCGGTCTACATCTCGCTGGAGGAGAGCCGACAGCGGGTCCTCGACACCGCAGAGGAGAAAGGCTGGGAGTTCCGGCGGTACGAACGGGAGGGCTCGCTCGCCGTCGTCGACCTCGACCCCGTCGAGATGGCGAACTCGCTCGCGAGCATCCGCAACGACCTGACCCGACTCATCAGCGACTTCGGCGCTGGACGGCTCGTCCTCGACTCGGTCTCGCTCCTCGAGATGATGTACGACCACCCCGCTCGTCGCCGTAGTGAGGTGTTCCAGTTCACGCGGGCGCTCAAGGAGGCCGGTGTGACGACGCTCGTCACGAGCGAGGCGAGCGACACCGACCCCTTCGCCTCTCGACACGGCATCATCGAGTATCTCGCCGACGCCGTCTTGATTCTCCAGTACGTCCGGTCGAACAACTTTCAGGAGACGCGGCTGGCGATCGAGATACAGAAGATTCGTGACGCCAACCACTCGCGGCAGCCGAAGCCGTACGAGATTACGAGCGACGGCATCAGCGTCCACCAGCAGGCGAACCTGTTCTGA
- a CDS encoding DNA double-strand break repair nuclease NurA produces MTLDRVHVDGIARLASAIARAVDDADHGDLATEVWENFLDPLRDGSRVVVEPVGEKRLRSAPIEDVALAEPPFETTHGLDSGTINPTTFKNGLVLDVAQAAMAGVPSDLDLHRARTLVVTVHANDPTVDCETDWIVDDEGYSRRKVLHAPRVDRYAEGVVHALALYLAESEHALLQADTVDDLLVLDGPLYPMEVLTWQDGERELRDLVSEAAPRDVVENYVRLVETFVERDVPLVGFVKNPAARGIVRTLRKKGVEAPWTDDAALFTRLLERWDDEAGERRTDGLTFTNWFVSRSGTDKTMSKRGDALGIDRRFSPEDYEVAFLPVYDPRTDVLYRVESPAAFVRDEETRERLTQQVLHDVAVGRGPPPAVQKADELARVSQGEKAALRRKLEEYLDSDAVRRYDEERWGLS; encoded by the coding sequence ATGACTCTCGACCGCGTCCACGTCGACGGCATCGCTCGGCTGGCGAGCGCCATCGCCCGGGCCGTCGACGACGCCGACCACGGCGACCTCGCAACCGAGGTCTGGGAGAACTTCCTCGACCCGCTCCGCGACGGCTCGCGCGTCGTGGTCGAGCCCGTCGGCGAGAAACGCCTCCGGTCGGCACCCATCGAGGACGTCGCCCTCGCCGAACCACCGTTCGAGACGACACACGGCCTCGACTCGGGGACCATCAACCCCACCACGTTCAAGAACGGCCTCGTCCTCGACGTGGCGCAGGCGGCGATGGCCGGGGTCCCCTCGGACCTCGACCTCCACCGCGCCCGGACGCTCGTCGTGACCGTCCACGCGAACGACCCGACAGTCGACTGCGAGACGGACTGGATCGTCGACGACGAGGGCTACTCGCGGCGGAAGGTGCTGCACGCCCCCCGCGTCGACCGCTACGCCGAGGGGGTCGTCCACGCGCTCGCGCTGTACCTCGCCGAGAGCGAGCACGCGCTGTTGCAGGCCGACACCGTCGACGACCTGCTCGTCCTCGACGGCCCGCTGTACCCGATGGAGGTCCTCACCTGGCAGGACGGCGAGCGGGAGCTTCGGGACCTCGTGAGCGAGGCCGCGCCCCGCGACGTCGTCGAGAACTACGTCCGCCTCGTCGAGACGTTCGTCGAGCGGGACGTCCCGCTCGTCGGGTTCGTCAAGAACCCCGCCGCTCGGGGCATCGTCCGCACCCTCCGGAAGAAGGGCGTCGAGGCCCCCTGGACCGACGACGCGGCGCTCTTCACCCGGCTCCTCGAGCGGTGGGACGACGAGGCCGGCGAGCGCCGGACGGACGGTCTCACCTTCACGAACTGGTTCGTCTCCCGGAGTGGAACCGATAAGACGATGTCGAAGCGTGGGGACGCACTCGGCATCGACCGGAGGTTCTCGCCCGAGGACTACGAGGTGGCCTTCCTTCCGGTCTACGACCCTCGGACCGACGTACTGTATCGGGTCGAATCGCCGGCGGCGTTCGTCCGCGACGAGGAGACGCGAGAGCGGCTCACCCAGCAGGTGCTCCACGACGTCGCCGTCGGGCGGGGGCCGCCGCCGGCCGTCCAGAAAGCGGACGAACTCGCACGGGTCAGCCAGGGCGAGAAGGCGGCGCTCCGCCGGAAACTGGAGGAATACCTCGACTCCGACGCGGTCCGCCGCTACGACGAGGAGCGCTGGGGACTCAGCTGA
- a CDS encoding universal stress protein, which yields MVKRILVPVDGSPQSAEAIRFVTDEWPDADVVLLSVIDPVDTGYTGSAFPSGAEEWYERARREAETRLTELAEEVGVDAEQVVVAGRPAASIVEVAQDVDHVVMGSHGRTGVSRVVLGSVAEAVVRRSPVPVTIVR from the coding sequence ATGGTGAAACGTATCCTCGTTCCCGTCGACGGCTCCCCGCAGTCGGCGGAAGCGATACGGTTCGTCACCGACGAGTGGCCCGACGCCGACGTCGTCCTCCTGAGCGTCATCGACCCGGTCGACACCGGCTACACCGGGAGCGCCTTTCCGTCCGGTGCCGAAGAGTGGTACGAGCGGGCACGCCGAGAGGCCGAAACGCGCCTCACGGAGTTGGCCGAGGAGGTCGGCGTCGACGCCGAACAGGTCGTCGTAGCCGGCCGGCCGGCGGCGAGCATCGTCGAAGTCGCACAAGACGTCGACCACGTCGTCATGGGGAGCCACGGACGCACGGGCGTCTCGCGGGTCGTCCTGGGGAGCGTCGCCGAGGCCGTCGTCCGGCGGTCGCCAGTTCCCGTCACGATCGTGCGGTAG
- a CDS encoding HAD family hydrolase, with translation MPPTAVAFDLDYTLAVPTRDRQTILSEAARVAGAPPLSREAYLAAHAKCLTEETREPIFATLLAEHDHDTEASPAAVAEAYRDLIAEALVPVAGVEGMLDTLRREYRVGLLTNGPVVAQHDKLRKLDWVGAFDVELVTGSLAAGKPDSRAFEALLSELGTPPEELVYVGDDVDADIEGAAAAGITPVQVTFDGSADPHPDAVATLGRDALATDLPALLTRL, from the coding sequence ATGCCACCCACGGCTGTCGCGTTCGACCTCGACTACACGCTGGCGGTTCCCACCAGGGACCGTCAGACCATCCTCTCCGAGGCCGCGCGGGTCGCCGGTGCGCCGCCGCTCTCTCGGGAGGCGTATCTCGCCGCCCACGCGAAGTGTCTCACCGAGGAGACGCGCGAACCCATCTTCGCGACGCTCCTCGCGGAACACGACCACGACACGGAAGCCTCTCCGGCCGCCGTCGCCGAGGCGTACCGCGACCTCATCGCGGAGGCACTCGTCCCCGTCGCGGGGGTCGAAGGGATGCTCGACACGCTCCGACGCGAGTACCGCGTCGGGTTGCTCACGAACGGCCCCGTCGTCGCCCAGCACGACAAACTCCGAAAGCTCGACTGGGTCGGCGCGTTCGACGTCGAACTCGTCACCGGGTCGCTCGCGGCGGGCAAGCCCGACTCCCGGGCGTTCGAGGCTCTGCTCTCGGAACTCGGCACGCCGCCCGAGGAACTCGTCTACGTCGGCGACGACGTCGACGCGGACATCGAAGGTGCCGCCGCCGCCGGCATCACTCCGGTCCAGGTCACCTTCGACGGGAGTGCCGACCCCCACCCCGACGCCGTCGCGACCCTCGGACGGGACGCGCTCGCGACCGACCTCCCGGCGCTGTTGACCCGACTCTGA
- a CDS encoding DUF2240 family protein — MSMEVTVAVPFRQHGTDRLGEGEFVVALSLDREWFSPDQAKRLIDIAAGRGLVERDEGDLVAAFAPGDVEIPDGFTPDESILQSQSTFERLLNEIVADGVEKQEAVAAVNRLQRDLGVTIEAAAVLYARRRDVDVGGLADEVRRSLVEG, encoded by the coding sequence ATGAGCATGGAGGTCACCGTCGCCGTCCCGTTCCGCCAGCACGGGACCGACCGACTCGGCGAGGGGGAGTTCGTCGTCGCGCTGTCGCTCGACCGCGAGTGGTTCTCACCCGACCAGGCGAAGCGCCTCATCGACATCGCCGCCGGCCGGGGCCTCGTCGAGCGCGACGAGGGCGACCTGGTCGCGGCGTTCGCGCCGGGAGACGTCGAGATTCCGGACGGGTTCACGCCCGACGAGTCCATCCTCCAGTCGCAGTCGACGTTCGAGCGCCTGTTGAACGAGATCGTCGCAGACGGGGTGGAAAAACAGGAGGCCGTCGCCGCGGTCAACCGTCTCCAGCGCGACCTCGGCGTGACCATCGAGGCCGCCGCCGTCCTCTACGCCCGCCGCCGCGACGTCGACGTGGGCGGGCTCGCAGACGAAGTGCGGCGCTCGCTCGTGGAGGGGTAG